Proteins encoded together in one Variovorax paradoxus EPS window:
- a CDS encoding putative 2-aminoethylphosphonate ABC transporter substrate-binding protein — MLLRFIRRAAVPAALFSLAFAASAQGRTELLVYTALEADQVQAYKAAFEKENPSIELKFVRDSTGIVTAKLLAEKANPQADVVWGLAATSLMLLDKEGMLQPYAPKGLDAVKPTMRDPANPPKWVGMDVWSSAICFNTAEATKKNLPKPTSWADLTNPVYKGQITMPNPAASGTGYLMVSGWIQMMGEEKAWKYMDALHQNIGIYSQSGSKPCRQAGAGEFALGMSFEYRANKTKRDGAPIDIVLPKEGLGWDMEATGIIKTSKKQDAAKALADWAVTKQANELYAKNFAVLALPGIQEKLEFVPGDVEKLLAKNDFTWAAANRDRILTEWSKRYESKSEKKAPL; from the coding sequence ATGTTGCTCCGCTTCATCCGTCGTGCCGCCGTACCGGCCGCCCTGTTCTCGCTGGCGTTCGCCGCTTCGGCACAGGGCCGCACCGAACTGCTGGTCTACACCGCGCTCGAAGCCGACCAGGTGCAGGCCTACAAGGCCGCGTTCGAAAAGGAAAACCCGAGCATCGAACTGAAGTTCGTGCGCGACTCGACCGGCATCGTCACCGCCAAGCTGTTGGCCGAAAAGGCCAACCCGCAGGCCGACGTGGTGTGGGGCCTGGCCGCCACCTCGCTGATGCTGCTCGACAAGGAAGGCATGCTCCAGCCCTACGCGCCCAAGGGCCTCGATGCGGTGAAGCCCACCATGCGCGATCCGGCCAACCCGCCCAAGTGGGTCGGCATGGACGTCTGGTCGTCGGCCATCTGCTTCAACACCGCCGAAGCCACCAAGAAGAACCTGCCCAAGCCCACGAGCTGGGCCGACCTCACGAACCCGGTCTACAAGGGCCAGATCACCATGCCCAACCCGGCGGCCTCGGGCACCGGCTACCTGATGGTGTCGGGCTGGATCCAGATGATGGGCGAAGAAAAAGCGTGGAAGTACATGGACGCGCTGCACCAGAACATCGGCATCTACAGCCAGTCGGGCAGCAAGCCCTGCCGTCAGGCCGGTGCCGGTGAGTTCGCGCTCGGCATGTCCTTCGAATACCGCGCCAACAAGACCAAGCGCGACGGCGCGCCCATCGACATCGTGCTGCCGAAGGAAGGCCTCGGCTGGGACATGGAAGCCACCGGCATCATCAAGACCAGCAAGAAGCAGGACGCCGCCAAGGCGCTGGCCGACTGGGCCGTGACGAAGCAGGCCAACGAGCTCTACGCGAAGAACTTCGCCGTGCTCGCGCTGCCGGGCATCCAGGAGAAGCTCGAATTCGTGCCGGGCGATGTCGAGAAGCTGCTCGCCAAGAACGACTTCACCTGGGCTGCCGCGAACCGCGACCGCATCCTGACGGAATGGTCGAAGCGCTACGAATCGAAGTCGGAAAAGAAGGCACCGCTCTGA
- a CDS encoding ABC transporter ATP-binding protein/permease: MSSSVTARAATFAQVVKRVFALAAPYFKSEEKWRARTMFAAIVALNLAYVYALVLFNQWYGRFYDGLQNKDATVFWREIRVFCVLAFFNILLQVLKFYVTQLLQLRWRTWMTRDYMTRWMTNRTFYHLELARYASKDGQTPDNPDQRIQEDMQLFTDYTMTLSMGLLNAVVTLVSFVGILWGLSGSFEFSMGGTTYQIVGAMVWLAVAYCVVGTVITHFIGRPLIGTNFRQQRFEADFRHHLVRVREYSEAIALDRGEKVEHGQLDVRFGSVLRNYLVLIKQQKNLITFTSFFGQAAVIFPFVVAAPRFFSGAIQLGQLMQISSAFGKVQDSLSWFVDNYDKVAVWRATTDRLTSFDDAMRAHAAQATPLERGESTELRTDDLAVALPTGASLLAGAALAVKPGDSVLLQGPSGSGKSTLFRAFAGIWPFASGHVKVPGDAVFMPQRPYVPDGKLRDALTYPNPAADFTDDQLRQALTDALLPDLATRLDDSDSWSQKLSGGEQQRLAIARVLLKKPAWLFADEITSALDAKAESELYKRLSDTVHAAGGAMVSIAHRAAVGDFHNQRWTLVPQEEGTGTAGGGARYRLNTSTAQPAAA; this comes from the coding sequence ATGTCTTCATCCGTCACGGCGCGAGCCGCCACGTTCGCCCAGGTGGTCAAGCGCGTCTTTGCGCTCGCGGCGCCTTATTTCAAGTCCGAGGAGAAATGGCGCGCGAGGACCATGTTCGCGGCGATCGTCGCGCTCAACCTGGCCTACGTTTACGCGCTGGTGCTTTTCAACCAGTGGTACGGACGCTTCTACGACGGCTTGCAGAACAAGGACGCGACCGTGTTCTGGCGCGAGATTCGCGTGTTCTGCGTGCTCGCCTTCTTCAACATCCTTCTGCAGGTGCTCAAGTTCTACGTGACGCAGTTGTTGCAACTGCGCTGGCGTACGTGGATGACGCGCGACTACATGACGCGCTGGATGACCAACCGAACCTTCTATCACCTCGAACTCGCGCGCTATGCGAGCAAGGACGGCCAGACGCCGGACAACCCCGACCAGCGGATCCAGGAAGACATGCAGTTGTTCACCGACTACACGATGACGCTGTCGATGGGCCTGCTGAACGCGGTAGTCACGCTGGTGAGCTTCGTCGGCATCCTCTGGGGGCTCTCGGGCAGCTTCGAATTCTCGATGGGCGGCACCACCTACCAGATCGTGGGCGCCATGGTGTGGCTGGCGGTCGCGTACTGCGTGGTGGGCACGGTCATCACGCACTTCATCGGCCGCCCGCTGATCGGCACCAACTTCCGCCAGCAGCGATTCGAGGCCGACTTCCGGCACCATCTGGTGCGTGTGCGCGAGTACAGCGAGGCGATCGCGCTGGATCGGGGCGAAAAAGTCGAGCACGGCCAACTCGACGTACGCTTCGGCAGCGTGCTGCGCAACTACCTGGTGCTCATCAAGCAGCAAAAGAACCTGATCACGTTCACCTCGTTCTTCGGACAGGCCGCGGTGATATTTCCGTTCGTGGTGGCAGCGCCGCGTTTCTTCAGCGGCGCCATCCAGCTGGGCCAATTGATGCAGATCTCGTCGGCCTTCGGCAAGGTGCAGGATTCGCTGAGCTGGTTCGTCGACAACTACGACAAGGTGGCTGTCTGGCGCGCCACCACCGACCGCTTGACCAGTTTCGATGACGCGATGCGCGCCCACGCGGCGCAGGCCACGCCGCTCGAGCGCGGCGAATCCACCGAACTGCGCACGGACGACCTTGCGGTCGCCCTGCCCACCGGGGCGAGCCTGCTCGCCGGCGCCGCGCTGGCCGTGAAGCCCGGCGACAGCGTGCTGCTGCAAGGCCCTTCAGGCAGCGGCAAGTCGACGTTGTTCCGCGCCTTCGCCGGCATCTGGCCGTTCGCGAGCGGCCATGTGAAGGTGCCTGGCGATGCGGTGTTCATGCCCCAACGCCCCTACGTGCCCGACGGCAAGCTGCGCGACGCACTGACCTATCCGAACCCCGCCGCCGATTTCACCGACGACCAGCTCCGCCAGGCCCTGACCGACGCCCTGCTGCCCGACCTCGCCACTCGCCTCGACGACAGCGATTCATGGAGCCAGAAGCTCTCCGGCGGCGAGCAACAACGCCTGGCCATCGCGCGCGTACTGCTGAAAAAACCGGCATGGCTCTTCGCCGACGAAATCACCAGCGCCCTCGATGCCAAGGCCGAAAGCGAGCTCTACAAGCGGCTGTCGGACACGGTCCATGCGGCGGGCGGCGCGATGGTGTCGATCGCGCACCGCGCAGCGGTCGGCGACTTCCACAACCAGCGCTGGACACTGGTGCCGCAGGAAGAAGGAACAGGAACAGCAGGCGGCGGCGCACGCTACCGCCTGAACACCTCGACCGCTCAGCCAGCAGCGGCCTGA
- the queC gene encoding 7-cyano-7-deazaguanine synthase QueC, translating into MPLHTTALVLFSGGQDSTTCLADALSKYQRVETLGFDYGQRHRVELDVRGTILAQMRERFPDWAPRLGEDHVLTLAALAQLGGSSLTEEVAFAMQADGLPNTFVPGRNLLFLTLAGALAYRRGLQVIVTGVCETDFSGYPDCRDDTMKAMQLALSLGLERRLVIETPLMWIDKAETWQMAHRLGGEPLVELIVEETHTCYLGDRVHRQAWGYGCGECPACDLRKKGWERYSGQAAAG; encoded by the coding sequence ATGCCCCTGCACACCACCGCCCTCGTCTTGTTCTCCGGCGGCCAGGACTCGACCACCTGCCTGGCCGACGCGCTCTCGAAGTACCAGCGCGTCGAGACGCTGGGCTTCGACTACGGGCAGCGCCACCGCGTCGAGCTCGACGTGCGCGGCACCATCCTTGCGCAGATGCGCGAGCGCTTTCCCGACTGGGCGCCGCGCCTGGGCGAAGACCACGTGCTCACGCTCGCCGCGCTGGCCCAGCTCGGCGGCTCCTCGCTCACCGAGGAGGTGGCCTTCGCGATGCAGGCCGATGGCCTGCCCAACACCTTCGTGCCCGGGCGCAACCTGCTGTTCCTCACGCTGGCCGGCGCGCTGGCGTACCGGCGCGGGCTGCAGGTGATCGTCACCGGCGTCTGCGAGACCGATTTCTCGGGCTACCCCGACTGCCGCGACGACACCATGAAGGCGATGCAGCTCGCGCTCTCGCTCGGGCTGGAACGGCGCCTCGTCATCGAGACGCCGCTCATGTGGATCGACAAGGCCGAGACCTGGCAGATGGCGCACCGCCTGGGCGGCGAGCCGCTGGTCGAGCTGATCGTGGAAGAGACCCACACCTGCTACCTCGGCGACCGGGTGCATCGGCAGGCCTGGGGCTACGGGTGCGGCGAATGCCCCGCCTGCGATCTGCGCAAGAAGGGCTGGGAGCGCTATTCCGGTCAGGCCGCTGCTGGCTGA
- a CDS encoding phosphonate degradation operons associated hdig domain-containing protein, with product MTLDLAEIARLFAERGGVACAAEPVSPLEHALQCAWLAEQARCDDAPRLRLWD from the coding sequence ATGACACTCGACCTCGCAGAGATCGCCCGCCTGTTCGCCGAACGCGGCGGGGTCGCCTGCGCTGCCGAACCCGTGTCGCCGCTGGAGCACGCGCTGCAGTGCGCGTGGCTCGCCGAGCAGGCGAGGTGCGACGATGCCCCGCGGCTGAGGCTTTGGGATTGA